A single Chanos chanos chromosome 8, fChaCha1.1, whole genome shotgun sequence DNA region contains:
- the LOC115818303 gene encoding trace amine-associated receptor 4-like yields the protein MNQTGETAAVLFCFPHLQGSCPRTLRLYVTRVAMYAFMLTTILMTVCGNLLVIISVSHFKQLHSPTNFIILSLAVVDCCLGCFVMPFSMVRSIEGCWYLGKHFCKVHSSLDMMFCTTSILHLCLVSIDRYWAICHPLQYRTAVPISKVIMCIGIIWLFAFVFGFGVVFSEVNKVGLEALILMSSCVGSCALFFNKEWGIIASLVAFFIPGVVMTCLYIKIFHVARKHVRVISNRVATVSFHELKNQASEQRERKAAKTLAIVMGVFLLCWLPFFITTVIDPFINFMTPVGIFDALVWFGYFNSTFNPIIYAFFYPHFQKAFKVILTNFFCNVNTV from the coding sequence ATGAATCAGACTGGTGAAACGGCAGCTGTGTtattctgttttcctcatctgCAAGGCTCCTGTCCTCGAACACTCAGACTGTATGTTACAAGGGTGGCCATGTATGCATTTATGCTGACCACTATtcttatgactgtgtgtggaaaCCTTCTGGTCATCATCTCTGTATCCCATTTCAAGCAACTGCACAGTCCTACCAATTTCATCATACTTTCATTGGCTGTGGTCGATTGTTGTTTAGGCTGCTTTGTTATGCCTTTCAGTATGGTCAGATCTATTGAAGGCTGTTGGTATTTGGGGAAACATTTCTGCAAAGTCCATTCCAGTCTAGACATGATGTTTTGCACTACATCTATACTGCACCTGTGTTTGGTATCAATTGACAGGTATTGGGCCATCTGTCATCCTTTACAATACAGGACAGCTGTTCCAATATCTAAGGTGATCATGTGTATTGGCATCATCTGGTTGTTTGCTTTTGTATTTGGTTTTGGGGTTGTGTTCTCAGAAGTGAATAAAGTAGGTTTAGAGGCACTCATATTAATGAGTTCTTGTGTAGGAAGCTGTGCCTTGTTTTTTAACAAGGAGTGGGGCATTATTGCTTCTCTTGTGGCTTTCTTCATTCCAGGAGTTGTGATGACCTGCTTGTACATTAAGATTTTTCATGTTGCTAGGAAACATGTCAGGGTTATTTCCAACAGAGTGGCCACAGTGTCTTTTCATGAGCTAAAGAACCAAgcatcagagcagagagagaggaaggctgCTAAAACATTGGCCATTGTAATGGGAGTGTTTCTGCTCTGCTGGCTGCCCTTTTTCATTACCACTGTTATAGATCCTTTTATTAACTTTATGACACCTGTTGGTATTTTCGATGCCCTTGTCTGGTTTGGTTACTTTAATTCAACGTTTAACCCTATTATCTATGCATTCTTCTATCCACATTTTCAAAAGGCATTTAAGGTTATATTAACAAATTTTTTCTGTAATGTGAACACAGTTTGA
- the LOC115819353 gene encoding trace amine-associated receptor 13c-like — protein sequence MNLSAFKGADSSQFCYPAVNDSCVKGTYSKGAQIILYILLVVSMVVTILGNLAVIVSIAHFRQLHTPTNMLVMSLALADMLLGVFVMPFSIVRSVEGCWYYGDAFCLLHSSFDMFLTSVSIFHLICIAIDRYQAVCNPLHYPTRMTIPVAWLMIALSWGVAAIYSYGLLYSKANIAGLDEFIESIYCFGSCNLLFNALWGALDTLIAFLLPCSVMAGLYAKIFLVAKKHAKKIGEAGLNHRNCNKENRNQISQSSERKAAKTLGIVVGAFIFCWMPFFINSLVDPYTDFATPNIFFEVFVWLGYFNSTINPIIYALFYPWFRKSIYLIVSLKIFQTHSCDINVFTP from the coding sequence ATGAATTTGTCAGCCTTCAAAGGAGCTGATTCAAGCCAGTTTTGCTATCCAGCAGTGAATGACTCTTGTGTGAAGGGGACCTACAGTAAAGGAGCTCAGATCATCTTGTATATTTTATTGGTTGTAAGCATGGTGGTCACCATACTTGGTAACTTGGCAGTCATTGTGTCTATAGCACATTTCAGACAGTTGCACACACCAACCAACATGCTTGTGATGTCTCTGGCACTTGCAGATATGCTGCTGGGAGTGTTTGTCATGCCGTTTAGCATTGTAAGGTCTGTTGAAGGATGCTGGTACTATGGTGATGCTTTCTGTTTGTTGCACTCCAGTTTTGACATGTTCCTTACATCTGTGTCCATATTCCACCTGATTTGTATAGCTATAGATCGATACCAAGCTGTTTGTAATCCGCTACATTACCCAACCAGGATGACTATACCCGTGGCATGGCTCATGATTGCTTTGAGTTGGGGTGTTGCTGCAATCTATTCTTATGGACTTTTGTATTCTAAAGCAAATATAGCTGGACTAGACGAGTTTATTGAATCAATATATTGCTTCGGGAGTTGTAATTTGTTATTTAATGCATTGTGGGGAGCACTAGACACGCTGATAGCTTTTCTCCTACCATGCTCTGTCATGGCAGGATTatatgcaaaaatatttttagtcGCAAAAAAACACGCTAAGAAGATTGGTGAAGCAGGCCTCAACCACAGAAATTGCAACaaggaaaacagaaatcaaattTCTCAGAGTTCTGAGCGCAAGGCTGCAAAAACATTAGGCATTGTTGTGGGTGCATTTATCTTCTGCTGGATGCCTTTCTTTATTAACTCTCTGGTTGATCCTTATACAGATTTTGCAACcccaaacattttctttgaagtgtttgtgtggctggGCTACTTTAATTCTACAATAAACCCTATCATATATGCACTTTTTTATCCATGGTTCAGAAAATCGATTTATCTAATTGTTTCATTAAAGATATTTCAGACACATTCCTGTGATATAAATGTCTTTACCCCTTAA
- the LOC115819355 gene encoding trace amine-associated receptor 13c-like: MNLSAFKGADSSQFCYPAANDSCVKGTYSKGAQIILYILLVVSMVVTILGNLAVIVSIAHFRQLHTPTNMLVMSLALADMLLGAFVMPFSIVRSVEGCWYYGDAFCLLHSSFDMFLTSVSIFHLICIAIDRYQAVCNPLHYPTRITIPVAWLMIALSWGVAAIYSYGLLYSKANIAGLDEFIESIYCFGSCNLLFNALWGALDTLIDFLLPCSVMAGLYAKIFLVAKKHAKKIGEAGLNHRNCNKENRNQISQSSERKAAKTLGIVVGAFIFCWMPFFINCLVDPYTDFATPNIFFEVFVWLGYFNSTINPIIYALFYPWFRKSIYLIVSLKIFQTHSCDINVFTP; this comes from the coding sequence ATGAATTTGTCAGCCTTCAAAGGAGCTGATTCAAGCCAGTTTTGCTATCCAGCAGCGAATGACTCTTGTGTGAAGGGGACCTACAGTAAAGGAGCTCAGATCATCTTGTATATTTTATTGGTTGTAAGCATGGTGGTCACCATACTTGGTAACTTGGCAGTCATTGTGTCCATAGCGCATTTCAGACAGTTGCACACACCAACCAACATGCTTGTGATGTCTCTGGCACTTGCGGATATGCTGCTGGGAGCGTTTGTCATGCCGTTTAGCATTGTAAGGTCTGTTGAAGGATGCTGGTACTATGGTGATGCTTTCTGTTTGTTGCACTCCAGTTTTGACATGTTCCTTACATCTGTGTCCATATTCCACCTGATTTGTATAGCTATAGATCGATACCAAGCTGTTTGTAATCCGCTACATTACCCAACCAGGATAACTATACCCGTGGCATGGCTCATGATTGCTTTGAGTTGGGGTGTTGCTGCAATCTATTCTTATGGACTTTTGTATTCTAAAGCAAATATAGCTGGACTAGACGAGTTTATTGAATCAATATATTGCTTCGGGAGTTGTAATTTGTTATTTAATGCATTGTGGGGAGCACTAGACACGCTGATAGATTTTCTCCTACCATGCTCTGTCATGGCTGGATTatatgcaaaaatatttttagtcGCAAAAAAACACGCTAAGAAGATTGGTGAAGCAGGCCTCAACCACAGAAATTGCAACaaggaaaacagaaatcaaattTCTCAGAGTTCTGAGCGCAAGGCTGCAAAAACATTAGGCATTGTTGTGGGTGCATTTATCTTCTGCTGGATGCCTTTCTTTATTAACTGTCTGGTTGATCCTTATACGGATTTTGCAACcccaaacattttctttgaagtgtttgtgtggctggGCTACTTTAATTCTACAATAAACCCTATCATATATGCACTTTTTTATCCATGGTTCAGAAAATCGATTTATCTAATTGTTTCATTAAAGATATTTCAGACACATTCCTGTGATATAAATGTCTTTACCCCTTAA